The genome window TATCCTGCAATATATATAAGCATACACAATAAGGTGATGGTACTAAAAGTGGATAAACAATTAGGAAGATGTTTAACATCAATTATTTTATCCTAATTTACAAGTcagataatattattaataaagacAATATAGTCAATAACTAGTGAAGATTTAGAAAGGAAATAAATTGAATGCATATACTGTATGTTGATAGTCAGCAAAAGCACCAACAGTGTCAACCCCTTAAAAGACCTATATTTTGTAATTCTGCCAAAATGATACCCAAAACGCACAATAAAACAAGTATGAACCTGTTCCGAAAAGAAGTTcgcaaaacaaaacaaaaaagagaCCAGTTTCTCATGCCAAATTGCTGAAATCATGAATGGAAGGGAATGGAGCCATGGAGCAAAACCTACATGAATGAGTAAATTTTCCATCATCTTACCCAAAAGGCTACCCACAAGCCATACCACCATCATTGATCATCATGCATTTAATCTGATTGCTAGAATTGTGATTCAAAATCGTAACTGAAGAACCAAATTACTTTATTAAGTTTTAATGTctctttatttataaaagatttGTAACTCATGAGGCTACTTATATGGCAATGATTATGCTTATTTGACTTGTACCAATCTACATAAAGAGCTATAGAAtgaataaaacatatttttgcACCAAATATAATATCCCTTTCTTCCTTCTACAGAAAAAACAATATGGTATCAAGAGCTTCAAAAATCTTAAGGGATTTGTGAAGATCTTAAGAAATCTAGAGTGTAAGTGCATAGCCATGACTTCTAGCATAAGAGACTCAACGATTGCATCCGAAAGGGAACTGCAACTTCTTGGAAACAATACAACACTAGAACAAATGAGAGTTTCTGAAGATGAGTTAACAAAAGCTAGTATAAATCTATAAGCACCGTATTTCAGTGTGGCGAGATGATATGAGCAAACCATGGCATAGGTGGCCAtggaagaaatattttttttttagagtTCCATTTGAAACCATGGAGAGAAGTGCTCTgcaattttagttattagtgtTGACAATAATTGCATAGAACATGAAATTTGGTGAGATGTGCACCCAGAAATATGTTTGTGGAGAGAAGTGCTCTCATGAATCTGATGAGAACTTGAGAAGTGCATTAAGGGTGATGATGGGAAGTACATCACCGGCTTAAAATCACTGAATAAAGTTTACAAATTTAAATCAAGAGAGAGTGTTGGAATGGCGATTCGAAATTGTAACTggaaaatcaaataatttaattacatttTTAATGTCTCCTCgcttaaaaatgatttttaatctCATGAGGCTACTTATGTGACTATAATGATGCTTATTTGATTGGTATGAGATCTATATGAAGGAATAAAATATACGCTGCCACcaaatattatatctttttttttcttgtatcaaaaaaaaaaaaaaaaaacactgatCAAGAGAGGTTTATCCTAAATATTGTGTGTCCCTGTGTTCAAGCTGTTTCTAGCCCTTTTAGCTATTTCACTTGTAATTCCTATCCGATGGAAAACTAGTTCTCCTATCAACCCTCTGCCCCATAATGcagaatttcaaaattatgTAATTAAGCTATATAAGGAAAAGTTGTTTCTTTACTTCAACAAGATTATCATTCTGCAGTAAATATCCTAATAGCAAAAAACTAACATGtgactcaaaaaaaaaaaaaaaaactggcaCTAAACTTAACTACTAGGATCTAGTATTTTTACCAGATGTTTTACAGTTTGTGCATTTAGTTCCCGATATAGTCTGCTTGCTTTAACAGTAGCAGTTGCTACATTCTTCATGTCAGCTGCACGTGCTCTTTGAGTGTTGAAGGAAGCTTCCTGATTCTCAAATTTCATCAATTTAAGAAATGCTAGCCCCAATTCTCCCATTGTTTCTCCCATATCCTGCTGCGCTTTGACAAGTGCTTCAGCCTGAAACGAAACAAATCTAACTATCAATCTGACAAACGAATAATAAACATAACACAAACATCACAATAAAACAATCTAACAAAATTCAATAGAACACCTGCTGAGATGCATTCCCGAGTTGAACCTCCAGAACATTCAACCTCTCCTTCTTTTCCACAAACTCCTTATCATCATCCTCCACTTGCTTCTTTGAACCACCCCAGTCATTCGCAACCGACTGCTTCAACTCCTTAAAAATCCTCAACAAATCCCTCCCCCCTTTTGCAGGCTGCACCGCCTCCTGAGGCGCAATCACACTCGACGAATCCCCAAACAACTGTTTCGGCAAATTCACCGCCCCATCAAGCATCCTCGATGCCACATCAGTACTCGTAGGCAATGGTAACTTCCCCTGAACCTGCAAAAACACTCTCAACTCGTCACTCTTCCTGATCACCGGATGCCCCGCCAATCTCCTCAAATACTTCTCCAACGCCACTCTCCTTTGTTCCACAAACTCCTGCTTCTGCATTACTTGACTCTCCACGACACTCTTATCGGGCCTAGGAGGAATAAAAAATCCCCTATACACCTCACTCAATCGATCCGACAACGTAACTATATCCCTAAACCTCCTCCTAACAACAAATTCCGATCCCCCATACTCTAAAATATTCGTAGTTGTCGTAATTAAATAGGTAAAGTACTTATTGCCACCTGGCACTATCGAATTCGAAGCCTCCACTTCCTTCTGAGGCTTCGAGACCGAAACCTTCAAATACTCAATTGCTGATTCCGAGACGCGCAGCTCCGTGGAGTCGTGTTCGATTCCGTTATTATTAAAATTCTCAACGTTCTCGTCACGTTCATTTGGTTCGTGGAAACTATGCGATTCGTCGTGTAACGGAGAGATTACGACGTCGGAATAGGAGGGAGGCGGGAGAGATTGGGGAGAGGGGGGAGAGAAAAGGGGATCGGAGAGAGGGTGGTGCGAATCGGAGGAGAGAGACGTGAATACGCTTTTGTAAGTGGAGAACGAGTTGGAGCTGAGTGAGTCCGAGTCGAGTTGTGGCGATTCTTCTGAGCTGTGAACTCGGTGGTTGTCTGGGCCCATCATTGTGTTGTGTGATCGGCGAATTGGAACTGAtaaacgagagagagagagagagagagagagagagagagagagagagagagagagagagagagagagagatttgacGAAATTAGGAGTAATTAAATcgtggagagagagagggagagagattagATGGAATTGGGAGTAATTAGGTTTATGGAGGAGTGTTTTTATGGTTTAACTGTTTTTCTGTTGAAGATATATGTTGATGTGGAAATTAgtggaagaagatgaagaaagaaAACtgccaattttattttttacaaatttggGGTAATATATATGTCTGTTTTTTCCTGCTTTTCATTATTGTTTCCAGAGTAAACTTCAAAGTTGTGGTCAAAATTTATACCGATTTTCAAAGAATTGGGAATTATAATTTCCCAGCAACGTGGTCAAACTTTGGCTCCGCTTTTCACaaatgtggctcccgttaatGTCACTAACAGGAGCCTAACGagagccacatttttgaaaagcgGGCCAAAGTTGGGCCacttttctgaaaatttggaaCAGACAGAAGGATAAAAATaagttccaaattctcagaaaagtAGCCAAACTTTGGCCCGTTTTCCAAAACTGTGGCTCTGTTAGGCTTCCGTTAGTTAGTGACATTTAAcaggagccacacttttaaagagcggagccaaagtttggccatctttttgaaaatttgaaactctggtcaactttttgaaaatcggtgCAAACTTCGGTCATCTGAAATTAACTCTTGTTTCTATGGTGGCTTAACTCAGGTAACTCccctattttgaaatattttatctGATATACTCCATTGGATAAAATTTACCTTTATCTATACTctcaaaattcataataactttatcaaaataattattaattaaaaatatcaatataatatatgatgtcaaaaagggtgTTGTCCAGATAagttaaatatcattttataattcaaaatattacatcATGTAGCATTAACCTTCTTTCACTTCAGAGCGTTTTGAAACCTCGTACCCTCATTTATGTTTCGTTCTAAAACGTTAAATCatgttatatttttgtaatactTTTTGAACTTAAACACAACATGATATAACATTTTTTTCCTAAAAATCAAAATGCTGAATTATCCgaagtttataataatatttcaaagcatttttcacaattttgatattttgagtattattttgagaaattataatatatgagGTCTTCTAGTCAAATACACAGTCTTAGCAATAGATTTAAATACAGTTGTGTTGAGGTAGATACTATTAGCAATTGATCATATCAAATTTCTGCAGGTAGATGTCCGATGTCAGTCTATTCAATTTTGATAGTCCTGATGTCTGATGTACATGTACTGGCCATTAAATCATAAATG of Daucus carota subsp. sativus chromosome 3, DH1 v3.0, whole genome shotgun sequence contains these proteins:
- the LOC108214837 gene encoding sorting nexin 2B; protein product: MMGPDNHRVHSSEESPQLDSDSLSSNSFSTYKSVFTSLSSDSHHPLSDPLFSPPSPQSLPPPSYSDVVISPLHDESHSFHEPNERDENVENFNNNGIEHDSTELRVSESAIEYLKVSVSKPQKEVEASNSIVPGGNKYFTYLITTTTNILEYGGSEFVVRRRFRDIVTLSDRLSEVYRGFFIPPRPDKSVVESQVMQKQEFVEQRRVALEKYLRRLAGHPVIRKSDELRVFLQVQGKLPLPTSTDVASRMLDGAVNLPKQLFGDSSSVIAPQEAVQPAKGGRDLLRIFKELKQSVANDWGGSKKQVEDDDKEFVEKKERLNVLEVQLGNASQQAEALVKAQQDMGETMGELGLAFLKLMKFENQEASFNTQRARAADMKNVATATVKASRLYRELNAQTVKHLDTLHEYMGLMLAVHTAFSDRSSALLTVQTLLTELSSLHSRAERLDTASSKIFGGDKSRNRKGEELKEAIRVTEDAKNCAIREYERIKENNRTEIQRLDKERKADFINMLKGFVVNQVTYSEKIGNEWAKIAEETGGYAKESG